The sequence below is a genomic window from Flectobacillus major DSM 103.
TTGAAAGAAATATCGGGTATTGGGCTGTTTTTGAGCTGCTCAATCAAATATGACTTCAAATAGGCAATATGATTACGGTATTCCTCTAGTCCACGATAAGCCACTTCCAGGGCTTTGGCCAATCCTACAATTCCAGCCACATTTTCGGTGCCGCCTCTTGTACCACGCTCCTGAGCCCCTCCATAAGTATGAGGTTTTACTCGCTTATACTTGTCGATATAAATAAAACCAACACCTTTGGGGCCATGAAATTTATGAGCCGAACCCACCAAATAATCTACATTTAGCAGAGAAATATCAAATTTGTACTTGCCAATACTTTGTGTGGTGTCGGTATGAAATAGGCCATCGTATTTTTTTACTAAATATCCTATTTGCCGAATATCGTTGATATTCCCGATTTCATTGTTGACGTGCATTAGGCTAACCAATGTTTGTGGATTATATTTCAACAGATTTTCGAGATGTTCAAAATCAATATTTCCTTTAGTATCTAGCTGTACAAAGCTCACTTCTAATTCTCCTTCCTGCGAAAATTGCCCTAAGGTTTGTAAAACAGCCTTATGTTCTATTCTCGAAGTAATGGCATGCTGCACCTCAAATGTCCTTACAGCTCCAGCA
It includes:
- a CDS encoding cysteine desulfurase family protein, yielding MKKLVNNNLKTRKDMEIYCDNAATTALDPEVLNAMIPYLTNQYGNASSNHIFGRKAKEAVEESRLTVAKLFNVSPNDIFFTSGATEANNLAIAGAVRTFEVQHAITSRIEHKAVLQTLGQFSQEGELEVSFVQLDTKGNIDFEHLENLLKYNPQTLVSLMHVNNEIGNINDIRQIGYLVKKYDGLFHTDTTQSIGKYKFDISLLNVDYLVGSAHKFHGPKGVGFIYIDKYKRVKPHTYGGAQERGTRGGTENVAGIVGLAKALEVAYRGLEEYRNHIAYLKSYLIEQLKNSPIPDISFNGASESETASSYNIVNVAFPHLRKGGPLLDKLDKLDIAVSGGSACSNLTSAGSHVLKALQQNLDKDNIRFSFSKFNTPYEIKVIIDTIRAIYEEDRLPKNVTPLATPLLATA